In a single window of the Rhodopirellula bahusiensis genome:
- a CDS encoding DUF4185 domain-containing protein, which translates to MNRSGCLIVTVITLLAFELLTAHAALRQQPPYPQSSVIKRVEFDFATHRRLAPGSDNWPVTWADDGHLYTAWGDGGGFGGTNSEGRVKLGVARIDGNVEGYSGINIWGGFKPQKPPQFDGKSYGIISVDGVLYMWVAAQPARHMESSAIAQSTDHGMHWKLADWKYTFEDELSVPTFLNFGQDNSGARDEYVYSYLIEPTWGPGTLPQTEHGFDVHKPGRIHLTRVPKELVFQRDRHQFFAGFATDGSATWSSNIEAKQPVFEDSNGVGWNVSVSYNAGLRRYILCTEHSQSHAGQLGMFDASEPWGPWTTVAYENSWGEGQIETSAFFWNFTQKWISADGAKFTMIFSGKNSNDSWNTIDGRFILPAPDLQ; encoded by the coding sequence ATGAATCGAAGCGGATGCTTAATCGTCACCGTCATCACACTGTTGGCCTTTGAATTGCTTACCGCGCATGCGGCACTGAGACAGCAGCCACCGTATCCGCAAAGTTCGGTGATCAAACGTGTCGAGTTTGACTTCGCGACGCACCGCAGACTTGCGCCCGGCAGCGACAACTGGCCAGTGACTTGGGCGGACGATGGACATCTATACACAGCATGGGGTGATGGTGGCGGATTCGGCGGGACGAATAGTGAAGGACGAGTCAAGCTTGGTGTCGCTCGGATTGACGGGAATGTAGAAGGCTACTCTGGCATCAACATCTGGGGAGGATTCAAGCCGCAGAAACCTCCTCAGTTTGACGGTAAGAGCTACGGTATCATAAGTGTGGACGGTGTGCTCTACATGTGGGTTGCTGCACAACCGGCCAGACACATGGAGTCGAGCGCGATCGCCCAGTCCACTGACCATGGAATGCACTGGAAGCTCGCAGACTGGAAATACACGTTTGAAGACGAATTATCTGTGCCGACGTTCTTGAATTTCGGTCAGGACAACTCGGGTGCTCGAGACGAGTATGTCTACAGCTATCTGATCGAACCGACATGGGGACCAGGCACGTTACCTCAGACGGAGCATGGCTTCGACGTTCACAAACCAGGACGCATTCATCTTACGCGCGTTCCGAAGGAATTGGTCTTCCAACGCGATCGTCATCAGTTCTTTGCTGGCTTCGCGACAGACGGATCGGCGACATGGTCGAGCAACATCGAAGCCAAACAACCGGTTTTCGAGGACTCCAACGGCGTTGGCTGGAATGTGAGCGTCTCCTACAATGCTGGTCTGAGACGCTACATCCTCTGTACAGAACACTCGCAATCGCATGCGGGACAGCTTGGCATGTTCGATGCGTCTGAGCCTTGGGGGCCGTGGACAACTGTCGCCTATGAAAACTCATGGGGTGAAGGACAGATCGAGACTTCTGCCTTCTTTTGGAACTTTACACAGAAATGGATAAGTGCGGATGGAGCCAAGTTCACGATGATCTTCAGTGGCAAGAACTCGAATGATTCGTGGAACACGATTGACGGCAGATTCATACTTCCAGCCCCGGATTTACAGTGA
- a CDS encoding DUF5060 domain-containing protein, whose translation MIVQQLKACIVILLMATVVPVAQGANNEVNNFSRDGKFAKKHGVFEIALRSDSKLPNPFDVPVKVTFTPPSGAAAAKTVDGFFVGEGTWRARVYVNEVGNWRWSTKSEHDSQLNAQSGEFDVADSDLRGRLLVHPRNQRHWMTEDGRWFLNLNDTAYFLLLGKDHGGNEVPTDDFRDYVRDLSTVGITSVRTNLLTHPNGPWDNLFGENIDGKHNRLNLKNMRRADERLEWMLNEHPEIYVQLILFPLAQTWGQKKTSGIDCRARKSNESSAISSPVTLPTLKFFGWSSTIVTMEKGFLATRPLYAKQGATSGSMTHGSIRARRGRTEMQGFCFPKRNGLPISIWKTNMT comes from the coding sequence ATGATTGTTCAACAGCTTAAAGCATGCATTGTCATTTTATTGATGGCGACTGTGGTGCCAGTGGCACAAGGAGCTAACAATGAGGTGAACAACTTCTCGCGAGATGGCAAATTCGCTAAGAAGCATGGCGTTTTCGAGATAGCTCTCAGGTCAGATTCCAAGCTGCCAAACCCCTTTGATGTTCCAGTCAAAGTAACCTTTACACCTCCGTCAGGTGCTGCCGCTGCAAAGACGGTTGATGGATTTTTTGTTGGGGAGGGAACTTGGCGCGCTCGCGTGTATGTGAATGAGGTTGGCAACTGGAGATGGTCTACCAAAAGTGAACATGATTCACAGCTTAATGCTCAGTCGGGCGAGTTTGACGTAGCTGATTCTGATCTCAGAGGGCGCCTGCTTGTTCATCCTCGGAACCAGCGACATTGGATGACAGAAGACGGACGGTGGTTTCTCAATCTCAATGACACGGCCTACTTTCTTTTGCTTGGCAAGGACCATGGAGGAAATGAGGTGCCGACGGATGATTTCCGAGACTATGTCCGTGACTTGTCAACAGTTGGCATCACTTCTGTGCGAACCAATTTATTGACACATCCGAATGGCCCCTGGGATAACCTTTTTGGCGAGAACATCGACGGGAAACACAATCGTTTGAATCTCAAGAATATGCGTCGCGCCGATGAGCGTCTGGAGTGGATGCTAAACGAACATCCCGAGATCTACGTGCAACTGATTCTGTTTCCGCTTGCGCAAACATGGGGACAGAAGAAGACTTCTGGCATCGACTGTCGGGCCAGGAAAAGCAACGAATCCTCCGCTATCTCGTCGCCCGTTACGCTGCCTACCCTCAAGTTTTTTGGTTGGTCGTCAACGATTGTCACTATGGAGAAAGGTTTCCTCGCAACACGGCCTTTGTACGCGAAGCAGGGAGCTACCTCTGGAAGCATGACCCATGGCAGCATCCGCGCTCGACGGGGCCGAACCGAAATGCAGGGTTTCTGTTTTCCGAAGAGGAATGGGCTACCTATATCCATTTGGAAGACGAACATGACTTGA
- a CDS encoding HD-GYP domain-containing protein — protein sequence MTIQTRSSFGIDAAAVVDSAPSVALADVIAALSYALDITEGQPEGHWTKSCLIAMKIAEIIDLPSTDRSALFYGALLKDSGCSSNAAKVCSLFGADDREIKQSFKINDLRNKSAALSYMVRNVAPDRTPLARAAKLVSLIGQPSAGTELIKTRCSRGADIARKLGFSEQAAAAVRALDEHWDGRGEPYGLKGEEIPLLGRIACLAQTVEVYFNSYGLAAALDVARERSGKWFDPDPVSALLSFRDDQSFWATLDQRDVRDALAQCEPEEQRMFVDENVPTGRGSFRWTKSSRSWAKKQARRSAQSHTKHCAYTWNPELNLSERCGKYVELGINKSTQHSMPCGACW from the coding sequence GTGACCATTCAGACTCGTTCATCCTTTGGAATTGATGCCGCAGCCGTCGTGGATTCGGCGCCGTCTGTGGCATTGGCTGATGTGATCGCGGCCTTGTCCTACGCTCTGGACATCACCGAAGGCCAGCCGGAAGGCCACTGGACCAAGAGCTGTTTGATAGCGATGAAGATCGCGGAAATTATCGATCTTCCCTCTACAGACCGTTCAGCATTGTTCTACGGAGCGCTCTTGAAGGACTCAGGCTGTAGCAGCAATGCGGCCAAGGTGTGTTCGCTCTTTGGAGCAGACGACCGCGAAATCAAGCAGTCGTTCAAGATCAATGATCTGCGGAACAAGAGTGCTGCGCTCAGCTACATGGTGCGAAATGTCGCGCCTGATCGCACTCCTCTTGCGCGAGCAGCGAAGCTCGTCTCATTGATTGGTCAGCCTTCTGCAGGAACTGAGTTGATCAAGACACGTTGTTCGCGCGGGGCCGACATTGCAAGGAAACTTGGGTTCAGTGAACAGGCCGCTGCCGCAGTCCGTGCGCTGGACGAACATTGGGACGGACGCGGCGAACCCTATGGACTCAAGGGTGAAGAGATCCCATTGCTTGGCCGCATTGCCTGTCTCGCACAAACCGTCGAAGTCTACTTTAATAGCTACGGCTTAGCGGCTGCACTTGATGTCGCCCGTGAGCGATCAGGCAAATGGTTCGACCCAGACCCCGTCAGTGCCCTGTTGTCATTTCGAGACGACCAGAGCTTTTGGGCTACGTTGGATCAACGTGACGTTCGCGATGCCCTTGCTCAATGCGAACCCGAAGAGCAGAGGATGTTCGTTGACGAAAACGTCCCTACCGGAAGAGGCAGCTTTCGCTGGACGAAGTCTTCGAGATCATGGGCAAAGAAGCAGGCCCGAAGATCTGCCCAGTCTCATACGAAGCACTGCGCATACACGTGGAATCCTGAGTTGAATCTCAGCGAACGATGTGGGAAGTATGTTGAGCTCGGAATCAACAAATCTACACAGCACTCGATGCCATGCGGAGCGTGTTGGTAG
- a CDS encoding alpha/beta hydrolase, which translates to MKIIKVFFAMSIVALSFGFATAQDLQQQRRPRISFNEVLRREDGNKDEKVTKEEFKGPERLFKRFDRNSDDLLTKEDFAGAPAGRGQQGAGQNAPADVTVLRDVVFGKGGGRDLTMHIVLPKEQSDSPMPVYVWIHGGGWQGGTKDGGVGKVVPMVREGFVGATIEYRLTGEAPFPAQIEDCKCAIRYLRAHAKKYDLDPKRIAVGGSSAGGHLVALMGTSGGVKEFEGDGGWADQSSDVQAVVDFYGPTDFKAFVTTAGYEHHNKANSPESKLLGGGVVLQNEAGIKRVNPITYVDKADPPFLIIHGTDDRTVPPNQSEAMDKALKSVKVESTLHMIKGAGHGGPEFAKREIAEMQREFLLKYMKPK; encoded by the coding sequence ATGAAAATCATCAAAGTGTTTTTTGCCATGTCGATCGTCGCATTGTCTTTCGGTTTCGCGACGGCTCAGGACTTACAGCAGCAGCGGCGTCCACGAATTTCGTTCAACGAAGTTCTCCGGCGTGAAGACGGGAACAAGGACGAAAAAGTGACGAAAGAGGAATTCAAGGGCCCCGAGCGACTGTTCAAGCGATTTGATCGCAATAGCGATGACCTACTTACCAAGGAAGATTTCGCCGGTGCACCTGCGGGGCGTGGTCAACAGGGCGCTGGTCAAAACGCTCCTGCTGATGTCACCGTGCTACGCGATGTCGTATTCGGCAAAGGCGGCGGTCGAGACCTGACGATGCACATTGTGCTGCCCAAGGAACAGTCGGATTCGCCGATGCCTGTTTATGTTTGGATTCACGGTGGTGGCTGGCAGGGCGGTACGAAGGATGGCGGTGTCGGGAAGGTCGTGCCGATGGTTCGAGAAGGTTTCGTTGGAGCGACGATTGAGTATCGGCTTACCGGGGAAGCTCCATTCCCGGCTCAAATCGAGGACTGCAAGTGCGCAATTCGTTACCTGCGAGCGCACGCGAAAAAGTACGATCTCGATCCCAAACGAATTGCAGTTGGCGGCAGTTCGGCAGGAGGGCACCTCGTCGCGCTGATGGGAACATCGGGGGGCGTGAAAGAGTTTGAGGGCGACGGAGGTTGGGCGGATCAGTCCAGCGATGTTCAGGCTGTCGTTGATTTTTATGGGCCGACAGACTTCAAAGCCTTCGTGACGACAGCCGGATATGAACATCACAACAAAGCGAACTCGCCCGAATCGAAATTGCTCGGCGGTGGCGTGGTGCTTCAAAACGAAGCCGGCATCAAGCGAGTCAACCCGATCACTTATGTCGACAAAGCGGACCCTCCCTTCCTGATCATTCACGGAACCGATGACCGAACCGTGCCGCCAAATCAAAGCGAAGCGATGGACAAGGCATTGAAATCAGTCAAAGTGGAATCGACGCTGCACATGATCAAAGGTGCCGGGCACGGTGGTCCAGAATTTGCCAAGCGGGAAATCGCCGAGATGCAACGAGAATTCCTTTTGAAATACATGAAGCCCAAGTGA
- a CDS encoding sulfatase family protein: protein MISLAASLLVIGSVCAKDRPNVVVLLMDDLGYGDLSCYGATKVKTPNVDQLAAAGRRFTDAHSPASVCTPSRYNLLTGRYAWRTWNGSSTLWANDPLLIDPDRFTIADLFQTQGYSTACIGKWHLGFGDRNQPGWDDILGPDYNLPLKPGPNDVGFEYFWGFPHVGQFPHIIIENDRVLNLDPNHPLKITPDKRAGFEKDYLRRPRSGLAAALGQSGPDEMFYKHKDLSDMLTDRAVRWIEEYESDQPFFLYVAHRNIHAPIIPAKRFRETSEIGPRGDFIAEMDWSVGQVVDALQRKQVLENTLLLLTSDNGGVVRYQPIEYAADHGHLINGPLRGQKTTVYEGGHRIPFIARWPKMIKAGSTSDEMIALTDMLATFSDYFEFELPDDAGEDSFSVLTALLDVPSSRPRRNVLVNDSFSSLFSIRQGPWKLILGQDGGGAGELPHLDAEQPAVQLYHLGRDIAEKDNLSKLHPDRVAQLTALLEQIRRTGRSH, encoded by the coding sequence ATGATTTCGCTCGCAGCGTCACTGTTGGTCATTGGATCGGTCTGCGCGAAAGATCGACCGAACGTGGTCGTGCTGTTGATGGATGATCTCGGTTATGGCGACTTAAGTTGTTATGGCGCAACGAAGGTTAAGACGCCCAATGTCGATCAGCTTGCCGCGGCAGGCAGACGCTTCACCGATGCACACTCGCCTGCGTCTGTTTGTACGCCATCGCGTTACAACTTGTTGACAGGACGATATGCGTGGAGAACGTGGAACGGTTCTTCAACTCTGTGGGCAAATGACCCGCTTTTGATCGATCCGGACCGCTTCACGATCGCCGACCTTTTTCAGACTCAAGGTTACTCAACGGCATGCATCGGGAAATGGCATTTGGGTTTTGGTGATCGCAACCAGCCGGGATGGGATGACATCCTTGGCCCCGATTACAACCTGCCGCTCAAGCCCGGGCCGAATGATGTTGGTTTTGAATACTTTTGGGGTTTCCCACACGTCGGACAATTCCCACACATCATCATTGAGAATGACCGAGTCCTGAATCTCGATCCGAATCATCCTCTGAAGATCACGCCAGATAAACGAGCGGGGTTTGAGAAAGATTACCTGCGCCGTCCGCGATCCGGACTGGCGGCTGCTTTGGGGCAGTCTGGTCCCGACGAAATGTTCTACAAGCACAAAGATCTGTCCGACATGCTGACTGATCGGGCCGTTCGTTGGATTGAAGAGTACGAGTCAGACCAACCCTTCTTTCTCTATGTCGCTCACCGCAACATCCACGCTCCAATTATCCCTGCCAAACGATTTCGTGAAACCAGTGAGATCGGTCCGCGTGGGGATTTCATTGCTGAAATGGATTGGTCGGTTGGTCAGGTCGTTGATGCGTTGCAACGTAAACAAGTGTTGGAGAACACGCTGTTACTCTTGACCAGCGACAATGGCGGAGTCGTCAGGTACCAACCAATTGAGTATGCGGCGGACCATGGCCACCTAATAAACGGCCCCTTGCGCGGTCAGAAAACGACGGTCTATGAAGGCGGTCATCGCATACCGTTTATCGCCCGCTGGCCAAAGATGATCAAAGCCGGATCAACCAGCGATGAGATGATTGCGCTCACCGATATGTTGGCCACGTTCAGTGACTATTTCGAGTTTGAATTGCCGGACGACGCCGGTGAAGACAGTTTCAGTGTATTGACTGCATTGCTTGATGTTCCTTCGAGTCGTCCGAGGCGCAACGTTCTTGTGAACGATTCCTTTTCGTCGCTGTTCTCGATTCGGCAAGGACCATGGAAATTGATTTTGGGGCAAGACGGTGGAGGCGCCGGTGAGTTGCCTCACTTGGACGCAGAACAACCAGCTGTGCAACTCTATCATCTCGGTCGAGACATTGCCGAGAAAGACAATCTCTCAAAGCTGCATCCAGATCGAGTGGCGCAGTTAACAGCGCTATTGGAACAGATCCGTCGCACCGGTCGAAGCCATTGA